One window of Curtobacterium sp. 458 genomic DNA carries:
- a CDS encoding LysR family transcriptional regulator — MDDVETRELRYFLAVAEERHFGRAALRLGMAQPPLSRAIRQLEARIGVQLFDRDRRGVRLTPAGEVLLRDAPAALDSVRAAVRRARRAGAPERRLVLATKAGSSHAFLQSLLDTHQAAVDAGVPDAVPIDVELCEIGEQAGLLLDGTADVAVMHRPFDDFTGIESVDLHSEPQVAIVPSSHPLAARRSLTMAEVSSVPDLPIARWPLADWSYPPGPGPEVHSQSQLAQLVALGRTLLVIPRSSRAWQWPEHSAVPVLDAPIATTVLGWPEGRRTPEVDQLVATALRIEDDSEAATA; from the coding sequence GTGGACGACGTCGAGACCCGCGAGCTCCGGTACTTCCTGGCCGTGGCGGAGGAGCGACACTTCGGACGAGCAGCGCTCCGACTCGGGATGGCGCAGCCGCCGTTGTCGCGTGCGATCCGGCAGCTCGAGGCGCGGATCGGCGTGCAGCTCTTCGACCGCGATCGACGTGGCGTGCGCCTGACCCCGGCGGGTGAGGTGCTCCTCCGTGACGCTCCTGCCGCCCTCGACAGCGTGCGCGCGGCCGTCCGGCGGGCACGCCGCGCGGGTGCTCCGGAGCGGCGGCTCGTGCTCGCGACGAAGGCCGGATCGTCGCACGCGTTCCTGCAGTCCCTGCTCGACACACACCAGGCCGCCGTCGACGCCGGTGTCCCAGACGCCGTCCCGATCGACGTCGAGCTGTGCGAGATCGGCGAGCAGGCGGGGCTCCTGCTCGACGGTACGGCGGACGTCGCGGTGATGCACCGTCCGTTCGACGACTTCACCGGCATCGAGTCCGTCGACCTGCACTCCGAGCCGCAGGTCGCGATCGTGCCGTCGTCGCACCCGCTCGCCGCACGCCGCTCGCTGACGATGGCGGAGGTGTCGTCCGTACCCGATCTCCCGATCGCCCGGTGGCCCCTCGCCGACTGGAGCTACCCGCCGGGTCCGGGCCCGGAGGTGCACTCGCAGTCGCAGCTCGCCCAGCTCGTCGCCCTCGGCCGCACGCTCCTCGTCATCCCCCGGTCGAGCCGTGCGTGGCAGTGGCCGGAGCACTCCGCGGTGCCCGTGCTCGATGCGCCGATCGCCACGACCGTGCTCGGCTGGCCCGAGGGGCGGCGCACACCGGAGGTCGACCAGCTCGTCGCGACGGCGCTCCGGATCGAGGACGACTCCGAGGCCGCGACCGCCTGA
- a CDS encoding NAD(P)/FAD-dependent oxidoreductase yields the protein MGTASWDVVVVGAGVAGLTAARLLQDAGRRVVVLEARDRVGGRVHTERTGGQVTDRGASWIHGIDGSAVADAVRAFGLPTVEFTVGGYQVDGRPIAYHAPDGRRVSDAEAVRFADDVHAVDRTLVDVIAVSAPADSYRMVVERAVAAQGWDAERAERVREHLEHRSEEQYGVGADELAAHGLDDDTIEGDEVVFPHGYDELPAHLAEGLDVRLGHTVTAVSRGLGGVVVTVDDGARSTPFAAGSAVVTVPVGVLQAGTITFDPPLPDRHREALGHLRMNAFEKVVLRFPERFWDEDVYAVRQLGPEGSWWHSWYDLTRIDGEPTLLTFAAGPAGRAIRGWSAERVAASVLDQLRRLYGDRVAAPTSVLVTAWQDDPWALGSYAHMLPGSTTADHDDLAEPIDGVLHLAGEATWTDDPATVSAALCSGHRAAERVLGHAVPVERLWA from the coding sequence GTGGGAACCGCCTCGTGGGACGTCGTCGTGGTGGGTGCGGGGGTGGCCGGGCTCACCGCGGCACGGCTGCTGCAGGACGCCGGGCGCCGGGTCGTGGTGCTCGAGGCGCGCGACCGTGTCGGCGGGCGGGTGCACACCGAGCGGACCGGCGGGCAGGTCACCGACCGCGGGGCGTCGTGGATCCACGGGATCGACGGCAGCGCGGTCGCGGACGCGGTGCGGGCGTTCGGGCTGCCGACCGTGGAGTTCACCGTCGGCGGCTACCAGGTGGACGGCCGTCCGATCGCGTACCACGCGCCGGACGGCCGCCGTGTGTCCGACGCCGAGGCCGTACGGTTCGCCGACGACGTGCACGCCGTCGACCGGACCCTCGTGGACGTCATCGCGGTGTCGGCCCCGGCGGACTCGTACCGCATGGTCGTCGAACGGGCGGTGGCCGCGCAGGGGTGGGACGCCGAACGCGCCGAGCGGGTCCGCGAACACCTCGAGCACCGCAGCGAGGAGCAGTACGGGGTGGGCGCGGACGAGCTGGCGGCGCACGGCCTCGACGACGACACCATCGAGGGTGACGAGGTCGTGTTCCCGCACGGGTACGACGAGCTGCCGGCGCACCTCGCCGAGGGGCTCGACGTTCGGCTCGGGCACACCGTCACCGCGGTGTCGCGCGGTCTCGGAGGGGTCGTCGTCACGGTCGACGACGGCGCACGCTCCACGCCGTTCGCCGCGGGCAGCGCGGTCGTGACCGTGCCCGTCGGTGTGCTGCAAGCGGGCACGATCACGTTCGACCCGCCGCTTCCTGATCGACACCGGGAGGCCCTCGGCCACCTACGGATGAACGCCTTCGAGAAGGTGGTGCTGCGGTTCCCGGAGCGGTTCTGGGACGAGGACGTGTACGCGGTCCGCCAGCTCGGTCCCGAGGGATCGTGGTGGCACTCCTGGTACGACCTCACCCGGATCGACGGCGAGCCGACGCTGCTGACGTTCGCGGCGGGGCCGGCGGGGCGGGCGATCCGCGGGTGGTCCGCCGAGCGGGTCGCCGCGTCGGTGCTCGACCAGCTGCGACGGCTGTACGGCGACCGGGTGGCCGCGCCGACCTCGGTGCTCGTGACCGCGTGGCAGGACGACCCGTGGGCGCTCGGGTCCTACGCGCACATGCTGCCGGGGTCGACCACTGCCGACCACGACGACCTCGCGGAGCCGATCGACGGCGTGCTGCACCTGGCTGGCGAGGCCACGTGGACGGACGACCCGGCGACGGTGTCGGCAGCGCTGTGCTCGGGGCACCGTGCGGCCGAGCGGGTCCTCGGGCACGCCGTGCCGGTCGAGCGGCTCTGGGCCTGA
- a CDS encoding APC family permease encodes MRDGGVVTAATDTTAVDKGLRTGALGLFGSVVMGISSTAPAYSLAASLGLVVASGGALLAGVKAPAIMLLAFIPMWMIAVAYQELNKEDPDCGTTFTWATRAFGAVTGWLGGWGIIAADIIVMANLAQIAGSYGYTFVGVMTNDQAISALGSSTLWSTVAGVLWIAVMTFICYVGVEVSARLQYVLLGVEVLVLVMFASVALVRVGTGHGVDGSITPSLSWLWPSGMDFGSVIAPAMLTAIFIYWGWDTAVSLNEETKDPEKTPGRAAVISTVLLLVIYALVSIAAIAFAGVGTKGIGLGSQTNADDVFSAIGPTLFGDSFIGHAAMALLAFSILTSASASTQTTILPTARTALSMAAYKALPTQFARIHKRFLTPTWSTVGMGLASIGFYVLFTVISTNLLTALIGSVGLMIAFYYGLTGFACVWVYRRTLFSSVRNAVMRGLVPLAGGIVLAVTFVYGLVQFAQPDWLQDDAGHDVTILGIGAVAVVGIGAILIGVVLMVVWWLRSPDFFAGRTLTARTPVLVLDTPEGLPTMGLPDSGREPTVIAPDMSNLPTGSIAVDEETGKRFQRTRSRRDDRRDG; translated from the coding sequence ATGCGGGACGGCGGAGTGGTGACTGCGGCCACCGACACGACGGCGGTCGACAAGGGCCTCCGGACGGGCGCGCTCGGCCTGTTCGGCAGCGTCGTCATGGGCATCTCGTCCACGGCGCCGGCGTACAGCCTGGCTGCGAGCCTCGGCCTGGTGGTCGCGAGCGGCGGGGCGCTGCTCGCGGGCGTCAAGGCGCCGGCGATCATGCTGCTCGCGTTCATCCCGATGTGGATGATCGCCGTGGCCTACCAGGAGCTCAACAAGGAGGACCCGGACTGCGGCACGACCTTCACGTGGGCGACCCGGGCGTTCGGGGCGGTCACGGGGTGGCTCGGCGGCTGGGGCATCATCGCCGCGGACATCATCGTGATGGCGAACCTCGCGCAGATCGCCGGCTCGTACGGGTACACCTTCGTCGGGGTGATGACGAACGACCAGGCGATCAGCGCGCTGGGGAGCAGCACCCTCTGGTCGACGGTGGCCGGCGTGCTCTGGATCGCCGTGATGACCTTCATCTGCTACGTCGGCGTCGAGGTCTCGGCTCGCCTGCAGTACGTGCTGCTCGGCGTCGAGGTGCTGGTCCTCGTGATGTTCGCGTCGGTCGCCCTGGTCCGGGTCGGCACCGGCCACGGCGTCGACGGATCGATCACCCCGTCGCTCAGCTGGCTCTGGCCGAGCGGCATGGACTTCGGGTCCGTGATCGCGCCCGCCATGCTCACCGCGATCTTCATCTACTGGGGCTGGGACACCGCGGTGTCGCTCAACGAGGAGACGAAGGACCCTGAGAAGACCCCCGGTCGCGCCGCGGTCATCAGCACCGTGCTGCTGCTCGTGATCTACGCGCTGGTGTCCATCGCCGCGATCGCGTTCGCCGGGGTCGGCACGAAGGGCATCGGCCTCGGGTCGCAGACCAACGCGGACGACGTGTTCTCGGCCATCGGCCCCACGCTCTTCGGCGACTCGTTCATCGGGCACGCCGCGATGGCACTGCTCGCGTTCTCGATCCTGACCTCTGCGTCGGCGTCCACCCAGACGACGATCCTGCCCACCGCCCGCACCGCGCTCTCGATGGCCGCGTACAAGGCACTGCCGACCCAGTTCGCCCGGATCCACAAGCGGTTCCTGACCCCGACGTGGTCGACGGTCGGCATGGGCCTCGCGTCCATCGGGTTCTACGTGCTCTTCACCGTCATCTCGACGAACCTGCTCACCGCCCTCATCGGGTCGGTCGGCCTGATGATCGCGTTCTACTACGGCCTCACCGGGTTCGCGTGCGTGTGGGTGTACCGGCGGACCCTGTTCTCGAGCGTCCGGAACGCCGTCATGCGCGGCCTGGTTCCCCTCGCCGGCGGGATCGTCCTCGCCGTGACGTTCGTCTACGGCCTCGTGCAGTTCGCTCAGCCCGACTGGCTGCAGGACGACGCCGGCCACGACGTCACCATCCTCGGGATCGGAGCGGTCGCGGTGGTCGGGATCGGCGCGATCCTGATCGGCGTCGTGCTCATGGTGGTGTGGTGGCTGCGGTCGCCCGACTTCTTCGCGGGCCGGACGCTCACGGCCCGGACCCCCGTGCTCGTGCTCGACACCCCCGAGGGCCTCCCGACGATGGGTCTGCCGGACTCCGGCCGCGAGCCGACGGTCATCGCGCCGGACATGTCGAACCTGCCGACCGGCAGCATCGCCGTGGACGAGGAGACGGGCAAGCGCTTCCAGCGGACGCGCTCACGTCGCGACGACCGTCGCGACGGCTGA
- a CDS encoding DUF4383 domain-containing protein — MTAHTSPARTGFAATLTQKVALLFGVVFLLVGIAGFIPGLTMDMGSMSMAGHGSMALLVGVFQVSVLHNIVHLLFGVVGVVAARSHVGSRNYLVIGGIVYFVVFIYGLFTAGMATGANFVPLNSADNVLHLILAVAMVVLGLVVPRIGARTAR, encoded by the coding sequence ATGACCGCACACACCTCCCCCGCCCGCACCGGCTTCGCAGCCACGCTGACCCAGAAGGTCGCGCTGCTGTTCGGCGTCGTGTTCCTGCTCGTCGGCATCGCCGGCTTCATCCCGGGCCTCACGATGGACATGGGCTCGATGTCGATGGCCGGCCACGGCTCGATGGCCCTGCTCGTCGGCGTCTTCCAGGTCTCCGTCCTGCACAACATCGTGCACCTGCTCTTCGGCGTCGTCGGCGTCGTCGCCGCCCGCTCCCACGTCGGCTCGCGGAACTACCTCGTGATCGGCGGCATCGTCTACTTCGTCGTCTTCATCTACGGCCTGTTCACGGCAGGCATGGCGACCGGCGCGAACTTCGTGCCGCTGAACAGCGCGGACAACGTGCTGCACCTCATCCTCGCGGTCGCGATGGTCGTCCTCGGCCTCGTCGTCCCGCGCATCGGCGCGCGCACCGCGCGCTGA
- a CDS encoding ABC transporter ATP-binding protein codes for MIEVEHLTKHYGQKIAVNDVSFVVRPGSVTGFLGPNGAGKSTTMRMIMGLDRPTSGRAIVNGAPYRSFSDPLRQVGALLEAKAVHSGRSAYNHLLALAATHGIPKARVHEVIDMTGLDAVAKKRVGGFSLGMGQRLGIAAALLGDPKTLILDEPVNGLDPDGVLWVRQLARRMAADGRTVFLSSHLMSEMAQTADRVVVLGRGRVLADAPIAEFVAGGGNGGGNRVLVRTPAPDQLFGAIGSAASAITPREDGAFVVVGPDAQRIGDVAAQVGAPIHELTPMGASLEEAYMALTRDDVEYRSEGVR; via the coding sequence GTGATCGAAGTCGAGCACCTCACCAAGCACTACGGCCAGAAGATCGCCGTGAACGACGTCTCGTTCGTCGTCCGACCCGGGAGCGTCACCGGCTTCCTCGGGCCGAACGGCGCGGGCAAGTCCACGACGATGCGCATGATCATGGGCCTCGACCGCCCCACCTCGGGGAGGGCGATCGTCAACGGCGCGCCCTACCGCAGCTTCTCCGACCCGCTCCGGCAGGTCGGGGCGCTGCTCGAGGCGAAGGCGGTCCACTCCGGGCGGAGCGCCTACAACCACCTGCTCGCACTCGCGGCGACGCACGGCATCCCGAAGGCCCGGGTGCACGAGGTCATCGACATGACCGGCCTCGACGCGGTCGCGAAGAAGCGCGTCGGTGGGTTCTCGCTCGGCATGGGGCAGCGCCTCGGCATCGCGGCGGCACTGCTCGGTGACCCGAAGACCCTGATCCTCGACGAGCCGGTCAACGGCCTCGACCCCGACGGCGTCCTCTGGGTCCGCCAGCTCGCCCGCCGCATGGCCGCCGACGGCCGCACCGTGTTCCTCTCCAGCCACCTCATGAGCGAGATGGCGCAGACGGCCGACCGTGTCGTCGTGCTCGGTCGCGGCCGGGTGCTCGCCGACGCCCCGATCGCCGAGTTCGTCGCGGGAGGTGGCAACGGAGGCGGCAACCGCGTGCTCGTCCGGACGCCCGCGCCCGACCAGCTCTTCGGCGCGATCGGCTCCGCCGCGTCCGCCATCACCCCGCGCGAGGACGGCGCCTTCGTGGTCGTCGGCCCCGACGCGCAGCGCATCGGCGACGTCGCCGCACAGGTCGGCGCACCGATCCACGAGCTCACCCCGATGGGCGCCAGCCTCGAGGAGGCCTACATGGCACTCACCCGCGACGACGTCGAGTACCGATCGGAGGGCGTCCGATGA
- a CDS encoding ABC transporter permease has protein sequence MSAVTMPRSTSLSFPRLVRSEWIKLRSIRSTVWCYAIVVVLTLAMASLLGAVDTGVQRGAPTAVANELIVQVSAASVSLTALVVGVLGVLIITGEYGTGQIRSTFTADPGRTGVVLAKAFVLALTTFVVSAVATWIGVAITTALQADRDIRPDLADPAVFMPILGSSVYVTLVALLAFGIGLLVRSSAGGIAITLGILLVLPTIVQIIGGLTNQQWIMDASQFLPSSAGAQLYTFDSGAQQGDGLHLGGWGGFGVLAGEVVVIGAIALAAARSRDV, from the coding sequence ATGAGCGCCGTCACCATGCCCCGCTCCACGAGCCTCTCCTTCCCGCGCCTCGTCCGGAGCGAGTGGATCAAGCTGCGCAGCATCCGGTCGACGGTCTGGTGCTACGCCATCGTCGTCGTCCTGACCCTCGCGATGGCCTCCCTGCTCGGCGCCGTCGACACCGGCGTCCAGCGTGGTGCACCGACCGCCGTGGCGAACGAGCTCATCGTGCAGGTCAGCGCCGCCAGTGTGTCGCTGACCGCGCTCGTCGTCGGGGTCCTCGGCGTGCTCATCATCACGGGGGAGTACGGCACCGGGCAGATCCGGTCCACCTTCACCGCGGACCCCGGGCGCACCGGCGTCGTGCTCGCGAAGGCGTTCGTCCTCGCGCTGACGACCTTCGTGGTCAGCGCCGTCGCCACCTGGATCGGCGTCGCGATCACCACCGCGCTGCAGGCCGATCGGGACATCCGCCCCGACCTCGCGGACCCGGCGGTGTTCATGCCGATCCTCGGCTCGTCGGTGTACGTGACGCTCGTCGCGCTCCTGGCGTTCGGCATCGGACTCCTCGTGCGGTCGAGCGCGGGCGGCATCGCCATCACGCTCGGCATCCTGCTCGTCCTGCCGACGATCGTGCAGATCATCGGCGGGCTGACCAACCAGCAGTGGATCATGGACGCCTCGCAGTTCCTGCCGTCCTCCGCCGGGGCGCAGCTGTACACGTTCGACTCGGGTGCGCAGCAGGGCGACGGCCTGCACCTCGGCGGTTGGGGTGGTTTCGGGGTCCTCGCGGGCGAGGTGGTCGTGATCGGCGCGATCGCGCTCGCCGCGGCGCGGTCGCGCGACGTCTGA